CACGGCCGGACGCCCATCCCCTCACACCGCCACATACCGCACCGGCTCGCCCCCGGCCACCGCCTCCGCTCGGCCCAGTTTCACCAGGCGGCGGAGGTGGGCCTCCGCCTCGGAGACCGCGATGTTGCGGGAGGTGAAGGGGATCTGGGGCCAGGGGCGGTTCCACTCCATGCGTTCGGCGAGTTGCCATGGGGTGAGGGGGGAGGCGAGGAGGGTGAGCAGGTCGGTGAGGCGGGACTCGTGGTGGGCCAGCAACTGCCGTACACGCGCGGCCGGGTCGGTGAACGCGTACTGATGGGCGGGGAGGATCTCGGCGGCGCCGAGACGGCCGACGCGTTCGAGGGAGTCGAGGTAGTCGCCCAGGGGGTCGGTGACGGTGTCGTCGTCCGGGTCCTCGTAGAGGCCGATGTGCGGGCTGATCTCGGGCAGGAGGTGGTCGCCGGAGAACAGGCGTCCGTGGCCGGGGAGTTGGGACGGGTGCTGCTCCTCCAGGTGGAGGCAGACGTGTCCCGGCGTGTGGCCCGGCGTCCAGATCGCGCGGACGCGGCGGCCGGGGAGGTCGAGGAGTTCGCCGGGGATGATCTCGCGGTCGGGGAGCGCGGGGGAGAAGCCGGGAAGGGCGCGCGGGCGGCGCGGGGCCCGCAGGGGCGCGAGGTGTTCCTCGGGCGCGCCCGCCGCCGTGAGCTTGTCCGTCATGTAGGAGTACCAGCGCTCGGGGCCGGTCCCCCGCGTGCGCCGTACGATCGCCGTGTCCGCCGCGTGCATCGCGATCCACGCCCCGGACGCCTCGCGCACCGCCCCCGACAGGCCGTGGTGGTCGGGATGGTGGTGCGTGATCACGACCCCGTGGATCTCCGCGACCGACGTACCGCAGGCGCTCAGGCCCGCGGCGAGCGTGTCCCAGGACGCCGGGTCGTCCCAG
The DNA window shown above is from Streptomyces akebiae and carries:
- a CDS encoding MBL fold metallo-hydrolase, with protein sequence MTQVTDHGGGVRSIEVPIPDNPLGHTLVYVVDTDRGPVLVDTGWDDPASWDTLAAGLSACGTSVAEIHGVVITHHHPDHHGLSGAVREASGAWIAMHAADTAIVRRTRGTGPERWYSYMTDKLTAAGAPEEHLAPLRAPRRPRALPGFSPALPDREIIPGELLDLPGRRVRAIWTPGHTPGHVCLHLEEQHPSQLPGHGRLFSGDHLLPEISPHIGLYEDPDDDTVTDPLGDYLDSLERVGRLGAAEILPAHQYAFTDPAARVRQLLAHHESRLTDLLTLLASPLTPWQLAERMEWNRPWPQIPFTSRNIAVSEAEAHLRRLVKLGRAEAVAGGEPVRYVAV